The Desertifilum tharense IPPAS B-1220 nucleotide sequence GGGGTTTCGACGGCGGTGCTGCTGTTTACTCGTGGCGGTACGACGGATAAGATTTGGTTCTATGACATGGAACGCGATGGGTTTTCGCTGGATGATAAGCGGCAACCTGTGGCGGAGAATGATATCCCGGATATTCTCACCTGTTGGCAGAATCGGTTTAATCCTGATTTCAGGAGTCAAAGACTACAACGCCTGAGTGAGTTAAAATCTGATATTGCGCCGATGAAGGCTGAACGGTTGAAGCTGCTCAAGGAAATCAATCGCCTGACGTTTGAGAATGCTGTTGCACCCGCAGATGATGAGCCAACTCGCCTCGCTTTGGAAGCAGATAGACAACGACTGGCACAACTGCACGAGCAAATGGCACCCCTGCAAGCGGAAATCAATCAATTGAATCGCCAGTTTTGGGTGACGAAGGCACAGGTGAAGGGGAATAAATACGACCTTTCAGCAAGCCGTTACCGTCAGATTGAGCAGGATGAGCCTTATTATGAGTCTTCACAGGTGACGATGGAGCGATTGCTGAAATTAGAGCATGTGATGGCTGAAGAAGTCAGAGAGTTAGAGGTCTTACTGGAGCAAACTTCATCATGAAATTAGAGAATGATGAAACTAGCGTAAGCAAAAAAACTGAAAAAAGAAGTTTTTTGCTAGAAGATTTGATTGTTAATGCTCAGTCAGGCTTCGCTTCAGGTACAAGAGCTGATGATGGAGTCATTCAAGTCCAGATGAATAATGTCACCACAGATGGCTATCTTGATTTATCTAATTTTATCCGCGTTCCTGCTTCTACAAAACAGCTTAAAAATTACCAGCTCCAAGTAAATGACTTATTGTTCAATGCTACAAACAGTCCTAACTTGGTAGGTAAAACTACTCTTTTTCGAGGGTTTAAAGAACCTGTAACTTTTAGCAACCATTTTATAAGGTTGCGCGTTGATGAAAGCCAAGTTGAACCTAGTTACTTAGCAAAATGGTTTATTGTTCAATGGCAAGCTCGGATATTTGAAAAGCTATGCACCCAATGGGTAAATCAAGCGACTGTTCGTAAAGAGGATTTACTGAACCTCAAGATTTGCCTACCCCCAATAGACGAACAAAAGCGGATTGCCGCGATCGCACAAAAAGCCGACAGACTCCGACGCACCCGACGCTACGCCCTACAACTCAGCGATACCTACCTACAATCCGTCTTTTTGGAGATGTTCGGCGACCCAGTTACCAATCCTAAAGGCTGGAAAATCGTGGAGATTGGTGATGTTTGCATCAAGGTAACAGACGGTACTCATCAACCTCCAACTTTTACAGCAAGTGGTATTCCATTCATTTTTGTTCAAAATATTGCCAAAGGCGAAATAGATTTTTCTAATATTCGTTATGTTTCAGAAGCAACCTACAAAGAGCTAACACGCCACACTAAAGTAGAAAAAAAAGATATAATTTACAGTTCTGTTGGTGTGTCCTTTGGGGTAGCAGTCCAAGTATTAACAGATATTAAATTTGTTTTTCAAAGACACATTGCACATTTAAAACCAGACCATCAAAAGATTAATTCCACTTTTTTAGCTACTCAGATGAATAGCAATTTCGTTTATTCTCAAGCTAAAAAAGCAGCCCGTGGTGCTGCACAGCCTACGGTCAACTTAGGTGAAATCCGGGAGTTCAAAATTATCTTGCCACCTCTCCCCCTCCAAGAAAAATTTGCCCAAATCGTCCAGAAATTTGAACGCCTCCGCACCCAACAACGGGAAGCGGAACGCCAAGCAGAGCATTTATTTCAAACCCTGCTGCATCGTGCCTTTCGGGGTGAACTGACTCCTCAAGACTCCAATGATGAGCCTACATCCGTCTTATTAGAACAGATTGGCGCGCAACAGGCACAAGCCGAAGCAAAGCAGCAAGACGCGGAAGCTATTCAGCTAAATTTACCCGGAATTATGGATTGAATGGCTTCGTTGTTATCCCGCCAGGGGTTGAAACCCCCGTCTCATAGCTAAAGTCGGTTAAAACCGACTGCTTCAGGCCGGGAGTCCATTTTAATGGACTTTCGCTATTAGCCCGGAGTTTAAACTCTGGGCGGGATTTCGGACCAACCCCGATGATTCCCAAAGAAGCGCGATCGCAATCCTCCATCATCTGAGCCAATTGCAATCCTAAAAATTGTTTCTACCCAATTTTCTACCCGATCGCCTTTTTTCCGGCGTAGATGAGCCTGAAAGTATTGATTTTTTATGGGCGATACTGGGGTCGAACCAGTGACATCCTGCTTGTAAGGCAGGCGCTCTACCTCTGAGCTAATCGCCCTCGTTTCGGTCACGAAAATTTATTGTAGCAGATATTTTCTGGAATTAGTCCATAATTTGAAAAAAGTGCTTAATTTTTTTCATGCCTTCTGGTGCCACTCACGATCGCGTTACCTTGTGGAGTCTGCCCTTGATTACTGGGGCGGCTTTTAGCTTAACGCGCAACGGCGAATTAACTTTACTGGTGGCTGGCGGTTATTTATTTAGCGGTTTACTCCTCAGCCCTGACTTAGACTTGCAATCTCGCCCTTATAAGCGGTGGGGGTGGCTGCGCTGGCTGTGGATTCCCTACCAAAAGATGTTAACCCATCGGTCTGTATTGTCTCATGGCTTGGTGATTGGAACGCTGCTGCGGGTGTTTTACCTGGGCTTGTGGATCGCACTTGCCAGCATCTTAATTTTAGGGGTGGTGCAACTGTTTCGCGATACACCTTGGAGTTGGCAGGCGTTTGGAGAAGGGATGCAGCGATCGCTCTTACGCTATCGTTGGGAATGGTTAGCCGGGTTCATTGGTCTAGAATTAGGGGCAGCTACGCATATCCTGTGCGATCGCGCTGGTAGTGCCTACAAACGCTATAAACGCTATGGCATCCAAGGCTTAAAGCGCAAAACCCCCAAACGGCGAACCTCCACTGCGCGTAAAGCTGCCCCCTCCAAAGCGCGATCGCCCAAAAAACGTTAGAATAATTACCCAAAACCCCAATGTCTACTGCTGAGAGCGATTCTACCCTAGCCGCCTTGCAAGAACTGATTGAAGTTGTCGCCAAGTTGCGATCGCCCCAAGGGGGATGTCCTTGGGATCTTGCCCAAACGCCCCAAACCCTGACGCCCTATGTTCTTGAGGAAGCCTACGAAGTTGTAGACGCGATTAAAAATGGCGATCGCGCCCACATCTGCGAAGAACTTGGCGATCTATTATTACAAATAGTCCTGCAAGCCCAAATTGCCAGCGAAGCCGGAGACTTTACCCTCGCCGAAGTTGCCCAAGGCATTAGCGAAAAACTGATTCGCCGCCATCCCCATGTGTTTAGCGATGTGGAAGCCAATACCATCGCCGAAGTGCATCAA carries:
- a CDS encoding restriction endonuclease subunit S; protein product: MKLENDETSVSKKTEKRSFLLEDLIVNAQSGFASGTRADDGVIQVQMNNVTTDGYLDLSNFIRVPASTKQLKNYQLQVNDLLFNATNSPNLVGKTTLFRGFKEPVTFSNHFIRLRVDESQVEPSYLAKWFIVQWQARIFEKLCTQWVNQATVRKEDLLNLKICLPPIDEQKRIAAIAQKADRLRRTRRYALQLSDTYLQSVFLEMFGDPVTNPKGWKIVEIGDVCIKVTDGTHQPPTFTASGIPFIFVQNIAKGEIDFSNIRYVSEATYKELTRHTKVEKKDIIYSSVGVSFGVAVQVLTDIKFVFQRHIAHLKPDHQKINSTFLATQMNSNFVYSQAKKAARGAAQPTVNLGEIREFKIILPPLPLQEKFAQIVQKFERLRTQQREAERQAEHLFQTLLHRAFRGELTPQDSNDEPTSVLLEQIGAQQAQAEAKQQDAEAIQLNLPGIMD
- a CDS encoding metal-binding protein, translated to MPSGATHDRVTLWSLPLITGAAFSLTRNGELTLLVAGGYLFSGLLLSPDLDLQSRPYKRWGWLRWLWIPYQKMLTHRSVLSHGLVIGTLLRVFYLGLWIALASILILGVVQLFRDTPWSWQAFGEGMQRSLLRYRWEWLAGFIGLELGAATHILCDRAGSAYKRYKRYGIQGLKRKTPKRRTSTARKAAPSKARSPKKR